Proteins from a genomic interval of Salmo salar chromosome ssa14, Ssal_v3.1, whole genome shotgun sequence:
- the lipea gene encoding lipase, hormone-sensitive a, with amino-acid sequence MAWRAVFTALEAVCEENITALSGPTDLLYGNASERLVTCMRKIQDHGRALKPVVAGFTAVYHHYDFDADTPGNGYRTLVKVLQSCLLHIIHKGRYIASNCHRAFFRANHNASEMEAYSSALCQLRALLYLAQRLLHDNGHGQLYALQDGELSRRFVREYTSMHKACFYGRCLGFQFSPNLRPFLQTVVISMVSFGESYGKQQSGLGMAAFSFLTSGKYVIDPELRGAEFERITQNLDMKFWKSFWNLTESELLSGLASIASNLVQLNLTLTIPPEPLRLPLASDPRLFAPVSPPVAHWGPGPVNMRLISYELREGQDSEELLAFSRTEATPISVSLVPFGARKHPPSPWLLIHFHGGGFVAQTSKSHENYLKSWSKDLNVPILSVDYSLAPEAPFPRALEECFYAYCWALKNCHLLGSTAERVCLAGDSAGGNLCITVSMRAIACGVRVPDGIMAAYPATLLTTDASPSRLLTLIDPLLPLGVLSKCLNAYAGVDSQAVQSTEGTSTLSALGRDTALLISDLTHGASNWIQSFLPAEVLGSLSSSHQKSLDNEAHYTSTSPYSSSSNSSSGPRYYPEGFEPLRSERLAVIQTTSCPIVKNPFVSPLLSPDDLLRGLPPLHLVASALDALLDDSVMFAKKLRDMGQPVTLKVVEDLPHGFLSLSGLAKETQVASDICVERIREVFQQQTPPPCTDKQPKLERTNHGPSN; translated from the exons ATGGCCTGGAGAGCTGTGTTCACAGCCTTGGAGGCAGTGTGTGAGGAAAACATCACAGCTCTGTCTGGGCCTACCGACTTGCTGTACGGTAACGCTTCCGAACGCTTGGTGACCTGCATGAGAAAGATTCAGGACCATGGCCGTGCCCTCAAACCTGTGGTTGCTGGTTTTACTGCAGTGTACCACCACTATGACTTTGACGCAGATACCCCTGGGAATGGGTATCGCACACTGGTAAAG GTGCTGCAGTCTTGCCTTTTGCACATCATCCACAAGGGCCGCTACATTGCCTCTAACTGCCACAGGGCCTTCTTCAGGGCCAACCACAACGCCTCAGAGATGGAAGCCTACTCCAGTGCCCTGTGTCAGCTGCGGGCCCTTCTCTACCTTGCTCAGCGTCTGCTCCACGACAACGGTCATGGGCAACTGTACGCCCTGCAGGATGGAGAGCTGAGCAGGAGGTTTGTGAGGGAATACACCTCCATGCACAAGGCCTGCTTCTATGGCCGCTGCTTGGGCTTTCAG TTCTCGCCTAACCTTCGTCCGTTCCTGCAGACAGTTGTCATAAGCATGGTCTCATTCGGAGAGAGCTACGGAAAACAACAGTCTGGGTTAG GCATGGCAGCTTTCTCCTTCCTTACCTCTGGGAAGTATGTCATTGATCCAGAGCTGAGGGGAGCAGAGTTTGAGCGGATCACCCAGAATCTGGACATGAAGTTCTGGAAGTCTTTCTGGAACCTCACAGAATCAGAGCTTCTATCG GGCTTGGCCAGTATAGCCTCTAACCTAGTGCAGCTGAACCTCACCCtgaccatacctcctgaaccACTGCGCCTCCCCCTGGCCTCAGACCCCCGTCTCTTTGCCCCCGTGTCCCCTCCGGTGGCCCACTGGGGCCCTGGACCTGTTAACATGCGGCTCATCTCCTATGAACTTCGAGAAGGACAG gacagtgaagagctgctggctTTCTCTCGTACAGAAGCTACCCCCATCTCTGTGTCTTTGGTACCGTTTGGTGCTCGGAagcaccctccctccccctggctGCTGATCCACTTCCATGGAGGAGGCTTTGTGGCCCAGACTTCGAAATCCCATGAG AACTATTTGAAGAGCTGGTCCAAGGATCTAAATGTCCCCATCCTGTCTGTGGACTACTCCCTTGCCCCTGAGGCCCCATTTCCCAGAGCCCTGGAGGAGTGCTTCTATGCCTACTGTTGGGCCCTCAAGAACTGCCATCTTCTGG GCTCCACGGCTGAGCGTGTGTGTCTGGCTGGGGACAGTGCTGGGGGTAACCTCTGCATCACAGTGTCTATGAGGGCAATAGCCTGCGGTGTGCGTGTCCCAGATGGTATTATGGCTGCCTACCCAGCTACCCTGCTCACCACTGACGCCTCGCCCTCCCGTCTGCTCACCCTCATTGACCCACTACTGCCATTAGGAGTGCTCTCCAAGTGCCTCAACGCCTACGCAG GTGTAGACTCTCAGGCGGTACAGTCCACAGAGGGGACCAGCACATTGAGTGCTCTAGGTAGAGACACAGCCTTGCTGATCAGTGACCTCACACACGGGGCATCCAATTGGATCCAGTCCTTCCTTCCTGCAGAGGTCCTAGGGTCACTGTCATCGTCACACCAGAAGTCCCTCGACAACGAGGCCCACTACACATCAACGTCACCCTATTCctcctcatccaactcctcctcaGGTCCTAGGTATTACCCAGAAGGTTTTGAGCCCCTGCGCTCTGAGCGCCTCGCTGTGATCCAGACGACTAGCTGTCCCATCGTCAAGAACCCGTTTGTGTCACCGCTTCTATCCCCTGATGACCTACTGAGAGGACTACCGCCTCTACACTTAGtg GCCTCTGCACTGGATGCCTTGTTGGATGACTCTGTGATGTTCGCCAAGAAACTGCGGGATATGGGCCAACCAGTGACCCTGAAGGTGGTGGAGGACCTCCCACATGGCTTCCTTAGCCTATCGGGGCTCGCTAAAGAGACACAGGTGGCCTCAGACATCTGCGTAGAGCGAATCAGAGAGGTCTTTCAGCAGCAAACCCCACCTCCCTGTACTGACAAGCAACCAAAGTTGGAAAGGACCAATCATGGCCCATCAAATTGA